A genomic segment from Nocardiopsis sp. Huas11 encodes:
- a CDS encoding ADP-ribosyltransferase, translating into MSVSDDTCAIGGLINPDAFPVPDFDTDSLDYQAGRLRAYGADLAQVGGDITSSWAGLSECYSAPEAAELYSVVDPVAADGESVETGTETAAAALETFAQAVRDLKVEWIYLKSDANVFLSSIEGDDDWREGSWDGGSEKVAEHNELLRRASVLVQDYQLAEMDCANAINAGLTGRSNFVYGGTESAPNDVPYGYGGNASGMDTPWGGPAETDHFWTMDVDHAVGDFLESGGDDLSALLGFDPEQNRLDWSWDTMREAHWGNITSAASLVGLYDVENEDWGPTSRDQVAESWAQVVHSIVPWGEWDERPGYVIGTTALNIVTFFGAPLLGVRRAVGGSDADGSPGSGTEIELRLDIPFLGGSGTTLGSVNVDLPQLENLLNASALTDAQNALDRLIDRNNATSSGADSSNDPTAQDLYDGMTLENLLDSVEDDARRDGDLDDWVASPVGGDLDGDDAAREPALIGTRSDSGEEEGTPEQPPHRPIDLTGDDDFGSESFTPETFDPDNFEIPGDWPDRYGADAGDRTPDVTDSVDDSRPQDSPIDWDAELGGDGGTGGGAGGDQDSSIDWDAELGGGPPDGGSRGGGTDDGRPEPAPDPVEHRMRGLEAWLAEGAEHFYSRVEGSGGFDNLNAKRYGDELGELTGPLTPEQVRAVAAYAADPPDMPNSKAINAYLKGDTSGLTPEQVREVAATVAHLDEAMRALELPDDLVVVRGVSMDRLPMHVSDMPNGGTIPHQEFMSTSIGGPAPGWEGSEVLLHLRVPEGTNGIWVDAAGGANKAERELLLAHDTEYRVHEVVWDADGQWHAFGEVITPDGPPGHDGPDPTTMEPTTLADGKTPFDVEFGHTDASGRWFDDRGIAHIEPPTTAHDARIYNRIRADVGDTGRIAEQTGASVEVLDRVKEHIFMREHDVAVGPGEVRQGRFTPMPHIAEWWTKAQTGRISDAEMPAFHRWLEHEAVESLLMERGMPYLSSDPAAFHWDPVYGGYSPRPSADHYGAHNLAPAEGIPDPWGHYREDWDAPSITPAADLSNADAIAQEIFERFDQ; encoded by the coding sequence ATGTCCGTCAGCGACGACACCTGCGCGATCGGCGGGTTGATCAACCCCGACGCGTTCCCCGTGCCCGACTTCGACACCGACTCGCTGGACTACCAGGCGGGCCGGCTCCGGGCCTACGGCGCCGACCTGGCCCAGGTGGGCGGCGACATCACGAGTTCCTGGGCGGGGCTGTCCGAGTGCTACTCGGCCCCCGAGGCCGCAGAGCTCTACTCCGTGGTCGACCCGGTCGCCGCGGACGGTGAGTCCGTCGAGACCGGAACGGAGACGGCCGCCGCCGCCCTGGAGACGTTCGCCCAGGCGGTCCGCGACCTCAAGGTGGAGTGGATCTACCTCAAGAGCGACGCCAACGTTTTCCTCAGCAGCATCGAGGGGGACGACGACTGGCGCGAGGGCAGCTGGGACGGGGGGAGCGAGAAGGTCGCCGAGCACAACGAGCTCCTGCGCCGCGCGTCCGTCCTGGTCCAGGACTACCAGCTCGCCGAGATGGACTGCGCGAACGCCATCAACGCCGGACTCACCGGACGGTCCAACTTCGTCTACGGCGGGACCGAGTCCGCGCCCAACGACGTCCCGTACGGCTACGGGGGCAACGCCAGTGGCATGGACACGCCCTGGGGCGGGCCGGCCGAGACCGACCACTTCTGGACCATGGACGTGGACCACGCGGTCGGCGACTTCCTGGAGTCCGGTGGCGACGACCTGAGCGCGTTGCTCGGCTTCGACCCCGAACAGAACCGCCTCGACTGGTCCTGGGACACGATGCGGGAGGCGCACTGGGGCAACATCACCTCCGCCGCCTCCCTGGTCGGGCTGTACGACGTCGAGAACGAGGACTGGGGGCCGACCAGCCGGGACCAGGTCGCCGAGTCCTGGGCACAGGTGGTGCACTCGATCGTCCCCTGGGGCGAATGGGACGAACGACCGGGGTACGTGATCGGCACGACCGCGCTCAATATCGTCACCTTCTTCGGCGCCCCGCTGTTGGGCGTCCGCAGGGCGGTGGGGGGCTCCGACGCCGACGGCTCGCCCGGGAGCGGGACGGAGATCGAGCTGCGCCTCGACATTCCGTTCCTGGGCGGCTCCGGGACGACGCTGGGCAGTGTGAACGTCGACCTGCCGCAGTTGGAGAACCTGCTGAACGCCTCCGCGTTGACGGACGCCCAGAACGCCCTCGACCGGCTGATCGACCGCAACAACGCGACCTCGTCGGGTGCCGACTCCTCGAACGACCCCACCGCCCAGGACCTGTACGACGGGATGACCCTGGAGAACCTCCTCGACTCCGTCGAGGACGACGCGCGCCGGGACGGCGACCTCGACGACTGGGTGGCCTCCCCCGTCGGCGGCGACCTCGACGGCGACGACGCTGCCAGGGAGCCCGCCCTCATCGGCACGCGCTCGGACTCGGGCGAGGAGGAGGGGACCCCGGAACAGCCGCCGCACCGGCCGATCGACCTCACCGGCGACGACGACTTCGGTTCGGAGAGCTTCACCCCCGAGACCTTCGACCCCGACAACTTCGAGATTCCCGGCGACTGGCCGGACAGGTACGGCGCCGACGCCGGCGACCGCACTCCCGACGTGACCGACAGCGTCGACGACTCCCGGCCCCAGGACTCCCCGATCGACTGGGACGCGGAACTGGGCGGCGACGGGGGCACAGGCGGGGGCGCCGGCGGCGACCAGGACTCCTCGATCGACTGGGACGCGGAACTGGGCGGTGGCCCGCCGGACGGCGGCTCCCGGGGCGGCGGCACCGACGACGGGAGGCCCGAACCGGCCCCGGACCCGGTCGAGCACCGGATGCGAGGGCTCGAAGCGTGGCTGGCCGAGGGCGCCGAGCACTTCTACAGCCGGGTCGAGGGCAGTGGCGGCTTCGACAACCTCAACGCGAAGCGGTACGGGGACGAGCTCGGGGAGCTCACCGGACCGCTCACCCCGGAGCAGGTGCGGGCGGTGGCCGCGTACGCGGCGGACCCGCCGGACATGCCGAACAGCAAGGCGATCAACGCCTATCTGAAGGGAGACACCAGCGGGCTGACCCCCGAGCAGGTGCGGGAGGTGGCGGCGACCGTCGCCCACCTCGACGAGGCGATGCGGGCCCTGGAGCTCCCGGACGATCTGGTCGTCGTGCGCGGGGTGTCGATGGACCGCCTCCCGATGCACGTGTCGGACATGCCGAACGGCGGCACGATCCCCCACCAGGAGTTCATGTCGACGTCCATCGGCGGCCCCGCACCCGGCTGGGAGGGCTCCGAGGTCCTCCTGCACCTGCGCGTCCCGGAGGGCACGAACGGGATATGGGTCGACGCCGCCGGCGGCGCGAACAAGGCGGAGCGGGAGCTGCTGCTGGCCCACGACACCGAGTACCGCGTGCACGAAGTGGTGTGGGACGCCGACGGCCAGTGGCACGCCTTCGGCGAGGTCATCACCCCCGACGGCCCGCCCGGTCACGACGGGCCCGACCCGACCACCATGGAACCGACCACGCTGGCGGACGGGAAGACACCGTTCGACGTCGAATTCGGCCACACCGACGCGTCCGGACGCTGGTTCGACGACAGGGGGATCGCGCACATCGAGCCGCCGACCACGGCCCATGACGCGCGGATCTACAACCGGATCCGCGCCGATGTGGGGGACACCGGCAGAATCGCCGAGCAGACCGGAGCGAGCGTCGAAGTCCTGGACCGCGTCAAGGAGCACATCTTCATGAGGGAGCACGACGTGGCCGTCGGACCTGGTGAGGTGAGACAGGGAAGGTTCACCCCGATGCCCCACATCGCCGAATGGTGGACCAAGGCCCAGACGGGCCGCATCAGTGACGCCGAGATGCCCGCGTTCCACCGGTGGCTTGAACACGAGGCCGTCGAAAGCCTGCTCATGGAGAGGGGGATGCCCTATCTGTCCTCCGATCCCGCGGCCTTCCATTGGGATCCCGTCTATGGCGGCTACAGTCCCCGTCCGTCAGCCGACCACTACGGTGCCCACAACCTCGCGCCGGCAGAGGGGATACCGGACCCGTGGGGTCACTACCGTGAGGATTGGGACGCTCCGAGCATCACGCCCGCCGCGGACCTGTCGAACGCCGACGCCATCGCACAGGAGATCTTCGAGAGGTTCGACCAGTGA
- a CDS encoding DUF6507 family protein: MSSWDIDPEGVAAVLTAVAGHFGTEGGSGGLIGTASDLERSLNRCAEIPASFPITTALGEWAEHYFGLIGQMAALTASALEGTAAATTAYVEGNGNMAAQTEAAEHQATAGVVPLADHTAPGYSEPLP; this comes from the coding sequence ATGTCGTCCTGGGACATCGACCCCGAGGGGGTGGCCGCGGTCCTGACCGCCGTGGCCGGACACTTCGGCACGGAGGGCGGTTCCGGGGGCCTGATCGGCACCGCGAGTGACCTGGAGCGCAGTCTCAACCGCTGCGCGGAGATCCCTGCCAGCTTTCCGATCACGACCGCCCTGGGCGAGTGGGCCGAACACTACTTCGGACTGATCGGTCAGATGGCCGCTCTGACCGCCAGCGCCCTGGAAGGGACCGCCGCGGCCACCACGGCCTACGTCGAAGGAAACGGGAACATGGCCGCCCAGACGGAGGCCGCCGAGCACCAGGCCACCGCCGGTGTGGTCCCCCTGGCGGACCACACCGCGCCGGGCTACAGCGAGCCCCTCCCCTAG
- a CDS encoding demethylmenaquinone methyltransferase → MTRAKLDKQPQDVAAMFDGIADNYDLVNDVISLGQDRVWRKAVVNAVDAHSGELVLDLAAGTGTSSESFIGKGARVIACDFSLGMLRTGAQRRGGASRAGVTFVAGDALHLPFADETFHAVTISFGLRNVNDIDQALRELRRVTKPGGRLVIAEFSHIPVAFLDKLYSTYLMAALPRIAGAVSGRGEAYDYLSESIMAWPDQPSLARHLQDAGWSRVAWRNLTLGTVALHRGYK, encoded by the coding sequence ATGACCCGCGCCAAGCTCGACAAGCAGCCTCAGGACGTCGCGGCGATGTTCGATGGCATCGCCGACAACTACGACCTCGTCAACGACGTCATCTCCCTCGGCCAGGACCGCGTCTGGCGCAAGGCCGTCGTCAACGCGGTCGACGCCCACAGCGGCGAGCTGGTCCTGGACCTGGCCGCGGGGACCGGAACCTCCTCGGAGTCCTTCATCGGCAAGGGCGCGCGGGTGATCGCGTGCGACTTCTCGCTCGGCATGCTCCGGACCGGCGCCCAGCGGCGCGGCGGGGCCTCCAGGGCCGGCGTGACCTTCGTGGCGGGCGACGCCCTGCACCTGCCCTTCGCCGACGAGACCTTTCACGCGGTGACCATCTCCTTCGGCCTGCGCAACGTCAACGACATCGACCAGGCGCTGCGTGAGCTGCGGCGGGTCACCAAGCCCGGCGGTCGTCTGGTGATCGCCGAGTTCAGCCACATCCCCGTGGCCTTCCTGGACAAGCTCTACTCGACCTACCTCATGGCCGCCCTGCCCAGGATCGCGGGCGCGGTCTCCGGCCGCGGGGAGGCCTACGACTACCTCTCCGAGTCGATCATGGCCTGGCCCGACCAGCCCTCGCTGGCGCGCCACCTCCAGGACGCCGGCTGGTCCCGGGTCGCCTGGCGCAACCTGACCCTGGGTACCGTCGCGCTCCACCGCGGCTACAAGTAA
- a CDS encoding geranylgeranyl reductase family protein, whose amino-acid sequence MSETATSSPRGREGIEYDADVIVVGAGPSGSTTAYYLAQAGLDVLLLEKTSFPREKVCGDGLTPRAVKQLTAMGITFEDEGWIKNHGLRIVGAGARLELPWPDLGAYPGFGLVRTRFDFDEILVRRAVSAGAKLLERTTVTGPIMDERSNRIVGVRAKNADREPVAFRAPLVVAADGNSSRLSVAMGIRKRDDRPMGVAVRTYFESPRHKDDYLESWLELWDRSGDKDVLLPGYGWVFGVGDGTSNVGLGILNSTRSFQDVDYRKLLRRWTDSMPEEWGFSEENQKGGIRGAALPMGFNRVPHYSRGLLLVGDAGGMVNPFNGEGIAYAMEAGNIAADVIVQAHGRPTQQTRERAMLRYPEVLADTYGGYYTLGRYFVKVIGQPEFMKYATKYGLRQRTLMKFALKMLANLTEPTQGDAMDRVINGLTRIAPAA is encoded by the coding sequence GTGAGCGAGACAGCCACCTCCTCTCCCAGAGGCCGGGAAGGGATCGAGTACGACGCCGACGTCATCGTCGTCGGCGCCGGCCCTTCCGGATCCACGACCGCCTACTACCTGGCTCAGGCCGGGTTGGACGTCCTCCTGTTGGAGAAGACCTCCTTCCCGCGTGAGAAGGTCTGCGGCGACGGACTCACCCCACGGGCGGTGAAGCAGCTGACGGCCATGGGGATCACCTTCGAGGACGAGGGGTGGATCAAGAACCACGGCCTGCGCATCGTCGGGGCCGGAGCCCGTCTGGAGCTCCCCTGGCCCGACCTCGGCGCCTACCCCGGGTTCGGCCTCGTGCGCACCCGCTTCGACTTCGACGAGATCCTGGTCCGCCGGGCCGTCTCCGCGGGCGCCAAGCTCCTGGAGCGCACCACCGTCACCGGCCCGATCATGGACGAGCGCAGCAACCGCATCGTCGGCGTGCGGGCCAAGAACGCCGACCGCGAGCCCGTGGCCTTCCGGGCCCCGCTGGTCGTGGCCGCCGACGGCAACTCCTCGCGGCTGTCCGTCGCCATGGGCATCCGCAAGCGCGACGACCGCCCCATGGGCGTGGCCGTGCGCACCTACTTCGAGAGCCCCCGCCACAAGGACGACTACCTGGAGTCCTGGCTGGAGCTGTGGGACCGCAGCGGCGACAAGGACGTGCTCCTGCCCGGCTACGGCTGGGTCTTCGGTGTCGGCGACGGCACCAGCAACGTCGGCCTGGGCATCCTCAACTCCACCCGCTCCTTCCAGGACGTGGACTACCGCAAGCTGCTGCGCCGCTGGACGGACAGCATGCCCGAGGAGTGGGGCTTCTCCGAGGAGAACCAGAAGGGCGGCATCCGCGGCGCCGCGCTGCCCATGGGCTTCAACCGCGTCCCGCACTACTCCCGCGGCCTGCTGCTGGTCGGCGACGCGGGCGGCATGGTCAACCCCTTCAACGGCGAGGGCATCGCCTACGCCATGGAGGCGGGCAACATCGCCGCCGACGTGATCGTGCAGGCGCACGGGCGTCCCACCCAGCAGACCCGCGAGCGCGCCATGCTGCGCTACCCCGAGGTGCTCGCCGACACCTACGGCGGCTACTACACGCTGGGCCGCTACTTCGTGAAGGTCATCGGCCAGCCCGAGTTCATGAAGTACGCGACCAAGTACGGCCTCCGTCAGCGCACCCTCATGAAGTTCGCGCTGAAGATGCTCGCCAACCTCACCGAACCCACGCAGGGTGACGCCATGGACCGAGTGATCAACGGACTGACCAGGATCGCGCCCGCGGCCTAG
- a CDS encoding NADH-quinone oxidoreductase subunit A, which yields MELYTPIFVLGGIGAAFVVVSMVAGAVLGPKRYNRAKMQAYECGIEPTPQPAGGGRFTVKYYMTAMMFIVFDIEIIFLIPWAVHFEALGWFGLIAIILFLVNVSIAYAYEWRRGGLEWD from the coding sequence TTGGAGCTCTACACCCCGATATTCGTTCTCGGCGGGATCGGTGCCGCGTTCGTCGTGGTGTCGATGGTGGCCGGGGCGGTCTTGGGCCCCAAGCGCTACAACCGCGCCAAGATGCAGGCCTATGAGTGCGGCATCGAGCCCACGCCCCAGCCCGCCGGCGGCGGCCGGTTCACCGTCAAGTACTACATGACGGCCATGATGTTCATCGTCTTCGACATCGAGATCATCTTTCTCATTCCGTGGGCGGTGCATTTCGAGGCCCTCGGCTGGTTCGGCCTCATCGCGATCATCCTCTTCCTGGTGAACGTCTCCATCGCCTACGCCTACGAATGGCGCCGCGGAGGCCTCGAATGGGACTGA
- a CDS encoding NADH-quinone oxidoreductase subunit B family protein — protein MGLEEKLPSGIALTTVEQVVGLARKSSMWPATFGLACCAIEMMSVGGPHYDLARFGMEKFGATPRQADLMVVAGRVSQKMAPVLRQIYDQMPEPKWVIAMGVCASSGGMFNNYAIVQGVDHIVPVDMYLPGCPPRPEMFLDAVLKLHDKVQNTKLGAHRELEIDETEERMLRRSLPLVSKD, from the coding sequence ATGGGACTCGAGGAGAAACTCCCCAGCGGCATCGCGCTCACGACCGTCGAGCAGGTCGTGGGCCTGGCCCGCAAGAGCTCCATGTGGCCCGCGACGTTCGGTCTGGCCTGCTGCGCGATCGAGATGATGTCGGTCGGCGGCCCGCACTACGACCTCGCGCGGTTCGGCATGGAGAAGTTCGGCGCCACCCCCCGCCAGGCCGACCTGATGGTCGTCGCCGGGCGCGTGAGCCAGAAGATGGCGCCCGTCCTGCGGCAGATCTACGACCAGATGCCCGAGCCCAAGTGGGTCATCGCCATGGGCGTGTGCGCCTCCAGCGGCGGCATGTTCAACAACTACGCCATCGTCCAGGGCGTCGACCACATCGTGCCCGTGGACATGTACCTGCCGGGCTGTCCGCCCCGGCCGGAGATGTTCCTGGACGCGGTGCTCAAGCTCCACGACAAGGTGCAGAACACCAAGCTCGGCGCCCACCGGGAGCTGGAGATCGACGAGACCGAGGAGCGGATGCTCCGCCGTTCGCTGCCGCTGGTGAGCAAGGACTGA
- a CDS encoding NADH-quinone oxidoreductase subunit C — MSNENERDEAAENLPDQLGRERLAAPVKRTGLFGATTTGDTSGFGGLQVRGSAPVGSSRPFTDPDDARTADFDRVADDLEAALGEEAGAVERVEVSHGEITFHVRREALPELVRHLRDDPALRYELCTGVAGVHFPDDAGRELHAVYHFRSITHNSEIRVATTCPDDDPHVPSIVSVYPTNDWHEREAWDFFGIVFDGHPALTRIQMPDDWHGHPQRKDYPLGGVPVEYRGATVPPPDERRSYK; from the coding sequence ATGAGCAACGAGAACGAGCGCGACGAGGCGGCCGAGAACCTGCCCGACCAGCTCGGCCGCGAGCGGCTGGCCGCCCCGGTGAAGCGGACCGGCCTGTTCGGCGCCACGACCACCGGCGACACCTCCGGATTCGGCGGGCTCCAGGTGCGGGGGAGCGCTCCCGTGGGGAGCAGCCGCCCCTTCACCGACCCCGACGACGCCCGCACGGCCGACTTCGACCGCGTGGCCGACGACCTGGAAGCCGCCCTCGGGGAGGAGGCCGGGGCCGTCGAGCGCGTCGAGGTCTCCCACGGCGAGATCACCTTCCACGTGCGCCGCGAGGCGCTGCCGGAGCTGGTGCGCCACCTGCGCGACGACCCGGCCCTGCGCTACGAGCTGTGCACGGGGGTGGCCGGGGTGCACTTCCCCGACGACGCCGGCCGTGAGCTGCACGCGGTCTACCACTTCCGGTCCATCACGCACAACAGCGAGATCCGCGTCGCCACGACCTGCCCCGACGACGACCCGCACGTCCCGTCGATCGTGTCCGTCTACCCGACCAACGACTGGCACGAGCGCGAGGCCTGGGACTTCTTCGGGATCGTCTTCGACGGCCACCCGGCGCTGACCCGCATCCAGATGCCGGACGACTGGCACGGCCACCCGCAGCGCAAGGACTACCCCCTCGGCGGCGTCCCCGTCGAGTACCGGGGCGCCACCGTGCCCCCGCCGGACGAACGGAGGTCCTACAAGTGA